The following nucleotide sequence is from Aspergillus nidulans FGSC A4 chromosome I.
CTGTGTGGTGGTATAGCGACTATGTTGGCAGCTAACTTTGCGTAAATCATGGAGTACTTCCGCCTTCTTGGCGCAAACATTACGAAGCCTCCCGAGAGCGGTCCCTCTGCGTGGTAAGTTAGCCCTAGAAATTAGTTACTGTTCGTTGTTACCGGACGCGGCTCGGAGCAACGTGAACAAGAGACATGGTCACTTAAGATAGAAACTTTTTGCTCTGCTTGAAATATAAGCTGGGGGAATTGGCAAATACCAGCGTACCTAAAGTAGTACCACGGTACGGAGAAGGTATTAAGTGTTATGACGTAGCGAAACTGCGAGGGGTTTGCCAATATGACCAAAGCCACGTCCACGGTAACTTATCTAAGGCCCGGGATTTATCATTGCATCATTACTTGTAAGCTGAAATCTACGAGCAATCTAAGGACTACTGCCCTGATCGTGCACACATATCTATGTATACTACCGCCATGCTTGACTGGGAGTGGACCACTTTTATTGTTTGTCACATTTTACTCCAAGGCCTGCCCGCGCCGGTTACTCGGTGCTAATCCTGTTGATGATTCCGGAGTACGTCGTATCTTACGGACTGTTCGACCCCGCCCCGCCCCATTCGTACGTAAATATAAATCTGCCTTAACACCCTACCTAGGTTCCCTAAATAATATGGATTGGTATGAATAGTACTAAAGTAACTACACCACCACTTTCTCCATTCCCACAGCCACATACCGTCCATAACTTTCCGCATTTTCACAATAGGTCCTCGATCGAGGTGCCTAACAAATTGatttcgatatcttcagcCGAAACTACCACTATTATCCCCTGTTCATCCTGAATCAATCAGCCATTGCGAGAGGGGAGCCAAATTCTGAAAATGAACGTGATTAAAATCCAGAGGTTCGCTCTCCCTATGTTTATTCCTATTTCCGCACCCATCTTTCTCCGGCTCTCGTTCTTTTCGACCTGGCCTAATCATTCGCATTACAGGAAGTACCCCCAATTTGAGCAGGGTGAGATCTTTGCTCTCCAAGATGCATTCCGAAAACTGGACGTGGACGACAAAGGCTATCTGGACGAGGGAACAGTTATCAAGGCCACTCAGCAGTCAGAACGTCAACCTTACGATATCGTGCGCCAGACACTAaaggaggttgagcttgaCAGCTCCCGTCGGGTGGAACTTGAAGATTATGTGGATGTGAGTGCCTTCGTTCTGAATTGTCATTGAAAGCACATTAGCTAAATATGGCTCACAGCTCATTGCTAAGCTTCGCTCTGGTTCGACGCAGAGCGTGCCTGTTCGGGACCCCGTTTCCGCAGCGGCCCCCGGAGCCGCACGACATGTCTCCAAAGGTAGTGTAGGAGGCAAGATTCATGTCCAAGGTTCCTCTTCGAATGTCACGCACACAATCAACGAAGATGAAAGGACCGAATTTACGAGACATATCAATGCTGTCCTAGCAGGTGATCCAGACATTGGCCATCTTCTACCTTTCCCTACCGATACATTCGAGATGTTCGATAAGTGCAAGGACGGTCTGGTTCTCGCAAAACTTATCAACGACAGCGTCCCCGATACTATTGATGAGCGCGTTCTGAACAAACCTGGCAGGAAACTCAAAGAGCTTAACGCATTCCACATGACTGAAAACAATAATATAGTCATCAACTCAGCCAAAGGAATTGGGTGCTCAGTCGTAAATATTGGAAGCGGCGACATTATAGAAGTGCGGGAGCATCTTATCCTGGGTCTCATTTGGCAAATTATTCGCCGTGGCCTATTAGGGAAGATCGATATCAAACTTCATCCCGAGCTTTATAGGCTActtgaggaagacgagacgTTAGAACAATTCTTACGGCTTCCCCCTGAGCAGATATTACTGCGCTGGTTCAATTACCACTTGAAGAACGCGCAATGGCCGCGAAGGTAAGGCACCTATCAACTGCCCTACAACACTCAATTTGTGTATATTGCAGAGACCACACCATGTATTGGGAACCAAGAGCTAACAGCGCTGTGAAATTATAGGGTTACAAATTTCTCGGCGGATGTGAAAGACGGCGAGAATTATACTGTTCTCCTGAGCCAATTGGCGCCTGAACTCTGCTCGCGACAACCGCTCCAAACCCGAGACCTGCTACAACGTGCTGAGGAAGTTCTAGGAAATGCGGAGAAATTGAACTGTCGCAAATTTTTGACACCGACATCGCTGGTTGCAGGAAATCCCAAGCTGAACCTCGCATTTGTTGCAAATTTGTTCAACACCATCCCGGGTTTGGACCCAATtaccgaggaagaaaagctcgaGGTGGAAGACTTTGACGCTGAGGGGGAACGGGAAGCCAGAGTGTTCACTCTGTGGTTGA
It contains:
- the sac6 gene encoding fimbrin (transcript_id=CADANIAT00007245) — its product is MNVIKIQRKYPQFEQGEIFALQDAFRKLDVDDKGYLDEGTVIKATQQSERQPYDIVRQTLKEVELDSSRRVELEDYVDLIAKLRSGSTQSVPVRDPVSAAAPGAARHVSKGSVGGKIHVQGSSSNVTHTINEDERTEFTRHINAVLAGDPDIGHLLPFPTDTFEMFDKCKDGLVLAKLINDSVPDTIDERVLNKPGRKLKELNAFHMTENNNIVINSAKGIGCSVVNIGSGDIIEVREHLILGLIWQIIRRGLLGKIDIKLHPELYRLLEEDETLEQFLRLPPEQILLRWFNYHLKNAQWPRRVTNFSADVKDGENYTVLLSQLAPELCSRQPLQTRDLLQRAEEVLGNAEKLNCRKFLTPTSLVAGNPKLNLAFVANLFNTIPGLDPITEEEKLEVEDFDAEGEREARVFTLWLNSLDVQPAVNSLFDDLRDGTILMQAYDKVIPHSVNWRHVNKPPASGQEMMRFKAVENTNYAIELGKHHGFSLVGVQGADITDGQRTLTLGLVWQLMRRDITNTLSSLASRLGKHEITDSEMIKWANDMTRKGGRSSSIRSFKDQSIGSGVFLLDVLNGMKASYVDYDLVTPGQTDEQAYANAKLSISIARKLGATIWLVPEDICQVRSRLVTTFIGSLMATYEKM